From the genome of Podospora bellae-mahoneyi strain CBS 112042 chromosome 2, whole genome shotgun sequence:
ATGTCGAATTCGTTGGACGCAGCAAGGAGAGTGATGGACTCGCTTATTAACCCGTTGGAAATGCTCTCGAGCGCGTGTGATGCGAAGCGTAAGGGTGAGCCACGAAAGCTAATGTCGTCGGCGTTGCAATGATAGCAATGAAGCTCTAGGTACCTCGATGGGTAGGTCGTTGAACGTGGTGCTGGCAACCGAAAAAAGTTGAGAAAGGGGATGATTTGAAGTTGTCCAAGACAGGCAGGCAAGGGGCTTGAGGCGGCGGGAGTGCCGACAATCCGGGGTAAGGTGAGCAGCCGCCCCGCCAAGATCCTGGTGTTAGGTGGGGTGGGGACGGTTAAGGGGTGAAACGTTCTGGAATCTTTCTTGAAGGGACATTTGAAGACGGTAAGTACACATCATTGGTGTAAATACGCTGGCAAATAGATAGACAATACATGAACGGAACGGTAATCCTCTCGGTAAAGATATTTTGGGTTCTCGACACAACCCTGACAACTCTGCCCTACCCAAACTCCTGGgtcacaaccaccaccacgagaaTGTAACCAAGGCTGTTTCccctgtggttgtggtggcgTTCGGTGTGGTTGAATGAAGGCGTAACTTAAACATGGCCGTCTGAGTGTGCTCCAGAACACGAGCAGATGGCCTAAACGCCTAGTCTCTCAACAACTGATGATTCCGATGGTGTGatcaccaccggcctggCCAGCAGGAAAGATAAATATCTCTCCCGACGCACATGCAACTCCATGTTCACAATAAAATTCAACACACAAGTCGTTCATTTTTAACTTCTTTCCAAATTCTTTCCTATCAATATGTACAGCCAGCTATCCAatatctccctcctcctctcccatcctATATCTCCTGCACAGCAAGTAAAGACCGACCGGGGGGtatctcatcctcatcttcatcctctctctccaacaaacaaacaaatcgCTCAAACGATGCCCAAACTAATGATACCCCCAAAAAAATTCATAACTCCATAACGTTCATTGTCTTcatttccccttcctccaatgtaatccatccatccagtGGGTGTTCCATATCATAGTGCGTGTACTCTTCCCCTCGTCGAACGTATTATCTccagggaaaaaaaaaaacaatgtTGCCTATTAATAACCATGTATGTCCCTCCTCGCTCCTGTCGATTGTGAAGACATTTTGTCGAAGCgaaaaagatgatgatgtcgccgTGCTGTGTTTACCGGCCGTGAGTGATGAGAGGCGAAAATAAATGTCCAAGTTGTACAGAATGGTAAGTTAAAAAAAGGGCTTGCGCCCTCTTGAGTCTTTCTCTTTGTTGTCTTTCTTATAAGTCTTCGGAAATGTTGACAGAAATatatgttgttgttgttgttgttgttgttgttgttgtgcgttgcttggtggtggtgtcgtaAACCTTCTTTGTGGGAGATTAAATActcgccaccctcgccctaTTCCCATCCGGTACTCGTCCATAACACACCATCAACTTCAAACTCGTCCCCCACTCCTCGcactccttcaccaacatcCTATCCCTCCACATGCTTCCCCTCGACCCAGgccaccccatccccggATTGGCAACTCCCGCGCTCTCATAGCACCTAGTataccaccacctccccaccttGGCCACCATGCTCGTGATACTTTCATCAGCGACCGGTCCCTCCTCGCTCATCAGCTCTGGCAGGCTACGTTCAtccttcttgttgctgttggtctGGGTAAAGGAGACTCTTGAAGATCGGGTGGCTGGGCTTGCGACGGGGATGCCGACTCGGCAGGTCTTGATGTCGGTGAAGCCCTTCCTGTTGATGAGACGCAGGATCAAGTCCGAAGTAGAACCAAGACTGGTGTCAGGGGTGCGGGCGTGGATCCTTTCTTTCAAACGACGAACAGCCCTCCGACCACGGTTGCCCATGTTGTTAAAGTCAACGTCGAGAATGGACAGCTCGATGAATCCGCCTGGCTTGAGAACGCGGCGGGCTTCTGAGATGATGTTGCGGTAGTGGGACTCAGGACCGGCGGCAGGGAAGCGAAATACAACTGCTGTGAAGGATTGGGCACCAAAGGGAAACTTGTCGAGATGCGAGCGGTACTGaatttggtggtggttgggtgggcTTAaagggatggtggtgctggaggaggttgagctgCGGTTTTGATGCTCGGCAGGCAAAGGAGCCCGAGGAGAAAGGTTGAAGAAAGTTGCGGCGGGATACGTTTCGGCAGCATAAAAAGACCAGTCGTCGTTGCCGAGGCCGTCAATTACCAAGATGGAAGGACGTTTCAGGGAGCCAACTTCAGGAATGAGCTCGTCGCGGATGGGACTGAAAAGCACATGGCCAAAAGTGAGCCACTTGGAGACTGTCATGGAGCCCACACGGAGGTTGACTTGAGAGGTTGGTGTGATCTCCTCAGAGCTTTGGCTACTGCAGCTGCCGGACGAGATGCGGGTCTGTTGAACTTGTGCTGGTGTGTTGTTGACTTGCGGTGCCGGCTCCGGCTTCTGAGGTTCGGCAGCCGTGGTGGGCATGTCAGCAGTGGGAAAAGAGACGCAAATAGACATGCCAGTATCCAAGGCACGTCGAACTTCCTCAGCCATTTCCGTTGTGTATACACTGGAGCTAGTTTGCTCCATGCCCTGACGCAAAGCCTGCACCAAACTAGGCAGAGGCGGAGGGCTGAGAGTAGGCGACTCCAAAGCCGGCTCGATCCGTTTGGTAGCCTCTAGACGAAGTGGTTTCGGCCAGGCCTTGCCTCCAATGGCAGAGAACCTGGGAGTATCCTCCCCAAGCAGATCGTTATACTCGTCCCAAATCTCATCCTCTGCAAGCGGAGCGCTGGGGTCTGGGACAACTGCAGTGGCTTCCGCATAGTTGAAGAAGCCACCCGAGCTGCTCGAAGATGTTGTCGTGCACTGGGAGTTCTTCCGTGgcgaaaaggagaagaactCGTGATGAGAGCGATTGGGGTCGACAGGAGACAACCTCGGGATACCATAGATCAACGCTGAAATGTTGCTGATGCTCCGTTCCGTCAGCTCGTCCTGAACGAGCTCAGGCGTCAGGTCCTTGGGAAGCATGGGCGCAGTGGCCATTGGTTCAACATTCTGGACAATGGACTTCACTGCTGGTGCTTGGATGCTTCGTCTGTTGAAGGGTCTCGAGAAACTGGGAGGCGAGAATTGTTCTGTCCTGGCGCTGACAACCTTTGGAATCCGACCAACTTGCGGGAGTCTGCtcggtcgaggaggagcctgTCGTGGAGGCATGGCCTGCCTCTCAGGTGGCGACATTGGTACTGCAGACATCGGCGCAGGGTTGATAGGAGAGGTGACGGTACGTTTTGGGATGATAGACGATGGAGTCATATTCGCCTGGGGCACTGGAATTTGCGTCGAGCGTCTCTTATCTTCCGTAACCTTCACTGGCGGTTGAGCTGGCGGTGTATCTGCCCGTTTGGCTTCTCGAAGCACTTCATCGAGGTCTGGGGTTTCTGCATCCTCTGCCTCTGACGAGTCGATCAAGGTGTAGAAGGCCACAGGCTTGCTTGGAGGTGCTTCGACGGCGGCCACAGTGGGCTTCTCTGGTTCTACCTGTTTCTCCACGGCAGGTTGGCTATGGGATCGACCAAAGAAGTTCCACTTGCGGGGAGATCGAGAACGTTTTATGAGCTTCTTGGGGCCGAGGTTGGTCGAGGTGGCCGGTTCCGTTTTGGCCTTGGCCAGGCCTACCGAGGGGTCAAAGACGGAGTCATCCGACATAATGCTGGCGTCCAAGCTGGTGAGAGAGGGTGACACAACTTGCGGCCTGGTAACGATCGGCTTAGGCAGTCTCGGAGGCTCTTGTTCTCCAGATTTGAGCCGCTGCATAGATCTCCGGAGGGCGAGGGTAGGCTTCAACGTTTGTGCCTCGGAAACACTGCTTTCAGATGGGCGACGAGACGAAGGCGCAGGGGATGGTGTAACACCGCGTGGAATAGGTGACGGCCACAGGGTATTGCGTGGTTGTTCGCGAGAGAACAGCGAGATTTGGGAGCTATTCCTGGACTCAACACTGGGGCGTCGAAGAGACATGCTCTGGCTGCTCTCGGTGCGTGTCAGTTCGGCACTCGCGTTTCTGTTTTCGATAATTTCGCCCCCGGCAATGATGACGGGTGCCATCCGCTCCGCAAGAAACGAATCGCCTGGCTTGCCCTCCTGCGAGGACATGGTACCAGGTATTACACGAccagggagggtggtgctgcttCTCCGACGTGCATGTCCTAACCGCCCATAGCCCTCGTGTCCAGTGCCAGCCGCAGGTCCTTTCCTCGCCGTCTTATCCCTTTTCTCTTGCTCCTGGCTTGGCTCCGGTACTGTTTTGGTTCGCCGGCCAAAGAGCGTGAAGCGGCTCTTGAAGACTGATACACCAGGACTGGGTGTCCGGGTGGTCCTCCCAACTTCTGGTTTGGAAGAGGCCGGCACATCTCCAAAGGTCGCAGCCCGAGGTGCTGGAGTAGCTTCTCGAACAGGGGGCCGCCGAGAGAGATAGCTCGGTCGATCCGGAAGAGATGACGAAGGGGGAGGTCGACTTGCAGGGCCTTGGGTCGCCAGGGCACTATGTCTTCGGTCAGACAACGAGGTAGATGATAAGTTGCTATGAACGACCGGGATAGGTTGGCCCAATGGCACTCGAAGATCCGGGGTTCCATCTCGACTGGGTCTGACAGGTGGCGTCGACTTGGGCGAAGTGACAGGCTGCGCAGCCTGGACATGTCGAGGGCGGGAATTTAATGTGGCTttggcgggaggaggagaggccgTCCGTGGTTGGCCAGCCTCGCGTGCGGGTTGAAATGGCGACTGGCCTTCATCTCGGCTACCGTTGGACTTGTGCGACGACTTTCGAGGTGGGGGGGTCGGTGGAAgcacaatcttcttctttttcttctctttcccaTCTGCCCCTGCGCGAACTGTCGAGTTGGACGAAGACGAATTGGACAGCTCTCTTACCACCGGCAACCCCTGAGGATCAACGCTTGCACAATCTACCTCATTTGATATGCTTCCGTTCCTGCGTTTGGTGACTGGAGGTCGAGTCTGAACAAGCTCGGCCTGTCGTAGTCTGCCGGTAGATGGTGGTGCAATCCGGAACGGAGCCACGAGGCCAGGAGATTGAGAGCACATCGACGTTGGTGTGGTGTCACGGCTGTAAGGGCCAGGCCCCGGGGATTCGGACCACCTGGTTGAGGGGCTTCCGCTAACTTGACTGCTGTTTCCCGAGAACAAAGGcgtgggggggggaaggtcATGAGTAGCAAGTCGGTGGAGCACAACATCTCCGTATCTGTCCAGTTCCGGGTATATTGTCACTGGTTGGGCTGTGGTTTTGGCAATCTCAACCTGGTGAGCAACATGTATCTCCATCGGGCTCTGGGTGAGCTCGCGATCAAGCTGTAAGTTCGACAAGTCGGGTGAAGCCAGCGAGAACGGGTCCGAGTCTGAGGAGTTGGTCCTGGTCGACTCCTCGTGGAGATCGGAACGGTTGGCCGTGTCTTGGACCAGGCCTGAGCGTTTTCTCCGGAGAACATTTCGTGGTTTGGAGCTGGGGGCCGGaagcctgctgctggttATCGTCGTAGTCACAGTTGAACCTGTTAACCCCAAAGTGTTGGGGCTGCCGATCGAAGCCCGAAAATGTGACTGTTGACCGAGACGAGAAGGCTCGAGCTGACCATCGGACGGTCGTCGATGTGAGAGAGCCATTGGCAGTCGGCTGGGCATCTTGGGTTGCGGGATGGCCCGCAACGCTTCACGGCGGGCATCTGGACCTTGTTTGGTCTTCGAACTCGTGCCGGACCCTATCGTAGCCCTTGGGGTTTCCATCTGAGCTCCTGTGTTTCTGACCCCAAGATCACCTGACCGGCCAAGAGCCTTTGGCCCTGGCCTTCTTGAAGCCATTTGGATTCTATGTTTTGGGATCAAAGTAGGTCGTGTAGACCATAATCACCTGTGGCTCATTGAATACGGCGTGAGGTGGCGCAAAGGGAAGCTGTCTCGGGTGGTTCCTAATACGATGCAGGCGAAAGTGGCGGCCGCGTATTGAGGGGAGCTTTTGGGGGCAAATCTGCAACCGGGCAATTATGTATAACCTCAAGCAACCAACACTCGGGTCAAGTCTCCTGTTGACGAGAACGCCTTCAATATCAGGCCGCCTGGTGGTGAGGCCTTGGTGACACAAGGCGCAAAGAACCTCGTGGTGTGTGTTGATATCAAGAATTCGCCCCTGAAGCAAAAAGGGGCCAAGAGTAAAGAGATGACTAAAAATTAAAGATGGCAAAAGACCAAAGTCAGAATAGAAAGAAACATAAAAAGGTGGGAGTCGTCGCCGGGACAGGGGATATCGATGTAGGTATATCAACAGTCGAATGAGTAGAGGGGTCGCtagggtaggtaggtagtgtCCTGCGAGGTGCGGATGGGTGGGTGTAAGCTCGCGGACGCGGGTAAGAGGTGGGGGCGTGAGAGCGCAAGCGCTTGCGCTGTCTTGGGTCTACCTTAACTCGACCTGTCCTGGTAAGGCCGTTCAACGGCTGGTCTTACACGGGTTGCCGAGGAGAGGAACCGGTGAAATAAAATGAGAAGCTCGGGAAGTCGTAATTAGAAGAGAATAGAAGAGAGGCCCACGGCACAGTTTGATCTTTGAAAGAGAGACGGTGAGAGTTTTCCCCAGACAGCACAGAGGTGTATGTCTAGCTATGCCATTGAAAATCCAGGGCTTCCTGGACCCTGCTGGACAGGATGGATGGAGAGCCAGGCCGATGTACACTTGTATCTCGAGCTATCTTTGACCTGAGTGGCGTAGACGCCGTCGTCCAGACCTGCATGCGACCCCTTGGAGGATGTCGGCAAAGTCATGTGGGTTCCTT
Proteins encoded in this window:
- a CDS encoding hypothetical protein (EggNog:ENOG503NVTM), encoding MASRRPGPKALGRSGDLGVRNTGAQMETPRATIGSGTSSKTKQGPDARREALRAIPQPKMPSRLPMALSHRRPSDGQLEPSRLGQQSHFRASIGSPNTLGLTGSTVTTTITSSRLPAPSSKPRNVLRRKRSGLVQDTANRSDLHEESTRTNSSDSDPFSLASPDLSNLQLDRELTQSPMEIHVAHQVEIAKTTAQPVTIYPELDRYGDVVLHRLATHDLPPPTPLFSGNSSQVSGSPSTRWSESPGPGPYSRDTTPTSMCSQSPGLVAPFRIAPPSTGRLRQAELVQTRPPVTKRRNGSISNEVDCASVDPQGLPVVRELSNSSSSNSTVRAGADGKEKKKKKIVLPPTPPPRKSSHKSNGSRDEGQSPFQPAREAGQPRTASPPPAKATLNSRPRHVQAAQPVTSPKSTPPVRPSRDGTPDLRVPLGQPIPVVHSNLSSTSLSDRRHSALATQGPASRPPPSSSLPDRPSYLSRRPPVREATPAPRAATFGDVPASSKPEVGRTTRTPSPGVSVFKSRFTLFGRRTKTVPEPSQEQEKRDKTARKGPAAGTGHEGYGRLGHARRRSSTTLPGRVIPGTMSSQEGKPGDSFLAERMAPVIIAGGEIIENRNASAELTRTESSQSMSLRRPSVESRNSSQISLFSREQPRNTLWPSPIPRGVTPSPAPSSRRPSESSVSEAQTLKPTLALRRSMQRLKSGEQEPPRLPKPIVTRPQVVSPSLTSLDASIMSDDSVFDPSVGLAKAKTEPATSTNLGPKKLIKRSRSPRKWNFFGRSHSQPAVEKQVEPEKPTVAAVEAPPSKPVAFYTLIDSSEAEDAETPDLDEVLREAKRADTPPAQPPVKVTEDKRRSTQIPVPQANMTPSSIIPKRTVTSPINPAPMSAVPMSPPERQAMPPRQAPPRPSRLPQVGRIPKVVSARTEQFSPPSFSRPFNRRSIQAPAVKSIVQNVEPMATAPMLPKDLTPELVQDELTERSISNISALIYGIPRLSPVDPNRSHHEFFSFSPRKNSQCTTTSSSSSGGFFNYAEATAVVPDPSAPLAEDEIWDEYNDLLGEDTPRFSAIGGKAWPKPLRLEATKRIEPALESPTLSPPPLPSLVQALRQGMEQTSSSVYTTEMAEEVRRALDTGMSICVSFPTADMPTTAAEPQKPEPAPQVNNTPAQVQQTRISSGSCSSQSSEEITPTSQVNLRVGSMTVSKWLTFGHVLFSPIRDELIPEVGSLKRPSILVIDGLGNDDWSFYAAETYPAATFFNLSPRAPLPAEHQNRSSTSSSTTIPLSPPNHHQIQYRSHLDKFPFGAQSFTAVVFRFPAAGPESHYRNIISEARRVLKPGGFIELSILDVDFNNMGNRGRRAVRRLKERIHARTPDTSLGSTSDLILRLINRKGFTDIKTCRVGIPVASPATRSSRVSFTQTNSNKKDERSLPELMSEEGPVADESITSMVAKVGRWWYTRCYESAGVANPGMGWPGSRGSMWRDRMLVKECEEWGTSLKLMVCYGRVPDGNRARVASI